DNA from Sulfurimonas gotlandica GD1:
TGAAGACGGCATAGATAGATATATACCTGTTGATGTTTATGTCCCTGGATGTGCAGCATCTCCAGAACTTTTGATAGACGGGCTTGTTAAAGCTTTAGATATTTTAAAAGAGAAGACAAAAGAGATGGAAAAACCGTTTAAACTCTTTAGAGAGTCAGCATCTGAGGATGGCATCGTTAGTCGTAGAGATAACGCACTTAGAGTAGGGGAACCCTCAACCAAGGAGGATAAAGAAGATGATAAAGATTGAAGTCTCGTTAGAGAACGTAAGAGATAAGATAAAAGAGTTTTACAAAGAAAAAGAGTGGCATTTTTTGACTCTAAACGGTGTTGCACTTGAAGATAATAAGGTCGAGATTCAGTGGATATTTTCAAAGTATGAGGCTATGGATGAGGTAGTTGTATTCTATGCGAAGATAAAGTACTCTGAAATCGTGCCTTCCATAGTAGACATAATCCCATCTGCGATAATCTC
Protein-coding regions in this window:
- a CDS encoding NADH-quinone oxidoreductase subunit C, which translates into the protein MIKIEVSLENVRDKIKEFYKEKEWHFLTLNGVALEDNKVEIQWIFSKYEAMDEVVVFYAKIKYSEIVPSIVDIIPSAIISQREIVDMFGVEVEGSEKGLYLDEDSELRPLSCTVN